The Triticum aestivum cultivar Chinese Spring chromosome 3A, IWGSC CS RefSeq v2.1, whole genome shotgun sequence genome includes a region encoding these proteins:
- the LOC123057798 gene encoding uncharacterized protein, translating to MPNMKFLKIDGAHAVTKVGSEFVGYKKGEPICNELVAFLKLEWLFISNMPKWEEWSFFEEEIEVTSDERREDGAVESQKENAQSVRLRLLPRLEQLGLDNCPKLRALPQQLGEHTTSLKKLYLDETNSLKAVENLPHLTELLHITKCGKLERICNLPQLTELRVHGCPNLIHVEGLESLQRLWLGEDMQVVSSRWLAVLQKQHRRLHGEDLDVYTWSTS from the coding sequence ATGCCCAATATGAAATTTCTGAAAATCGATGGAGCACATGCAGTTACTAAGGTTGGATCTGAATTTGTTGGCTACAAGAAGGGTGAACCCATATGCAATGAATTAGTTGCTTTCCTTAAACTTGAGTGGTTGTTTATCAGCAATATGCCTAAATGGGAGGAGTGGTCATTTTTTGAAGAAGAAATAGAAGTTACTTCTGATGAAAGGCGAGAGGATGGAGCTGTTGAGTCACAAAAAGAGAATGCCCAATCTGTAAGGTTACGACTGCTGCCTCGTTTGGAGCAGTTGGGACTCGACAATTGCCCCAAGCTGAGGGCTCTCCCGCAACAACTCGGAGAGCACACCACCAGCTTGAAGAAGCTATATTTAGATGAAACAAACAGCTTGAAGGCTGTGGAGAACCTACCACACCTCACTGAGCTCCTCCATATTACAAAATGTGGAAAACTGGAGAGGATATGCAACCTCCCTCAACTGACAGAACTGCGTGTACATGGTTGTCCAAACTTAATCCATGTAGAGGGGTTGGAAAGTTTGCAACGGCTGTGGCTGGGCGAGGATATGCAAGTGGTCTCTTCCCGTTGGCTGGCTGTGCTCCAAAAGCAGCACCGGCGACTTCATGGTGAAGATTTGGATGTCTACACGTGGTCCACCAGTTAG